A stretch of the Pseudorasbora parva isolate DD20220531a chromosome 13, ASM2467924v1, whole genome shotgun sequence genome encodes the following:
- the slc38a5b gene encoding sodium-coupled neutral amino acid transporter 5b isoform X2 — MELQKLTNGHHQDFQHLEEGESPEREEFLPHKSDGGKPPQFTDFEGKTSFGMSVFNLSNAIMGSGILGLSYAMSNTGIILFLVLLTCIAVLSSYSVHLLLRSAGVVGIRAYEQLGKRAFGHPGKILAALVITLHNIGAMSSYLFIVKSELPLVIQAFLGLQHSSGAWFLNGNYLIIIVSICIILPLALMRQLGYLGYTSGFSLTCMVFFLISVIYKKFNIPCPYDGFSNHTAENISIDGECEAKYFTINQQTAYTVPILAFAFVCHPEVLPIYTELRNPTKRRMQAIANVSILGMFVMYLLTAIFGYLTFYLNTEAELLHTYSKVDPLDTLILCVRLAVLVAVTLTVPVVLFPIRRALLQLLFPDKPFHWVRHISIALCLLCVVNLLVISVPNIRDIFGIIGATSAPSLIFILPGLFYIRIVSTEQEPMNSRPKIQAACFTALGFIFMSMSLTFITLDWVYGENRSGGGH; from the exons ATGGAACTTCAGAAACTAACAAATGGCCACCACCAAGACTTTCAACATCTTGAGGAAGG AGAGTCACCTGAACGAGAGGAGTTTTTACCGCACAAGAGTGATGGTGGAAAACCCCCTCAGTTTACAGAT TTTGAAGGAAAGACGTCATTTGGAATGTCTGTCTTCAACCTTAGCAATGCTATCATGGGCAGTGGGATTCTGGGACTGTCCTACGCCATGTCCAACACTGGTATCATCCTCTTTCT TGTCTTGTTGACCTGCATTGCTGTCTTATCATCATACTCTGTCCATCTTCTGCTCAGGAGCGCAGGGGTTGTGG GTATTCGCGCTTATGAACAACTGGGTAAACGAGCGTTTGGACACCCGGGAAAAATACTGGCAGCTCTTGTCATAACATTACACAACATTGGTG CTATGTCTAGCTACCTCTTCATTGTGAAGTCTGAATTACCTTTGGTTATTCAGGCTTTCCTTGGCCTTCAGCACAGCAGTGG tgCGTGGTTCCTGAATGGCAACTATCTGATCATCATTGTGTCCATTTGCATCATCTTGCCACTTGCCCTGATGAGACAGCTTG GGTACCTGGGCTACACAAGTGGCTTCTCACTGACATGTATGGTTTTCTTCCTGATCTCA GTCATCTATAAAAAGTTCAATATCCCTTGTCCTTACGATGGTTTCTCCAACCACACTGCTGAAAACATATCCATTGACGGTGAATGCGAAGCTAAATACTTCACCATCAACCAGCAG ACAGCCTACACGGTTCCCATCTTGGCCTTCGCTTTCGTATGCCACCCTGAGGTGCTGCCAATCTACACTGAGTTGCGCAA TCCCACAAAGAGACGCATGCAGGCCATTGCCAACGTGTCCATCCTGGGGATGTTTGTCATGTATCTGCTCACTGCCATCTTTGGCTACCTCACCTTTTATT TAAACACAGAGGCGGAACTTCTTCACACCTACAGTAAGGTGGATCCTCTGGACACGCTCATCCTGTGTGTGCGACTGGCCGTGCTGGTGGCCGTGACTCTGACCGTTCCCGTTGTGCTCTTTCCG attcGCAGAGCCCTTCTTCAGCTTTTGTTCCCTGATAAGCCCTTCCATTGGGTGCGTCACATCTCTATTGCATTGTGTCTCCTTTGTGTTGTCAATCTGCTCGTCATTTCTGTGCCCAACATTCGTGACATTTTCGGCATCATCG GTGCAACCTCTGCTCCAAGCTTGATCTTCATCCTCCCGGGTCTTTTTTACATCCGAATTGTTTCCACCGAGCAAGAGCCAATGAACTCAAGACCAAAAATTCAG GCTGCCTGCTTCACTGCTCTAGGCTTCATCTTTATGAGCATGAGCTTGACGTTCATCACACTGGATTGGGTCTACGGAGAGAATCGAAGTGGAGGAGGTCACTGA
- the slc38a5b gene encoding sodium-coupled neutral amino acid transporter 5b isoform X1, which produces MISSLIHFIITCKNPDRLSLGRLHIRESPEREEFLPHKSDGGKPPQFTDFEGKTSFGMSVFNLSNAIMGSGILGLSYAMSNTGIILFLVLLTCIAVLSSYSVHLLLRSAGVVGIRAYEQLGKRAFGHPGKILAALVITLHNIGAMSSYLFIVKSELPLVIQAFLGLQHSSGAWFLNGNYLIIIVSICIILPLALMRQLGYLGYTSGFSLTCMVFFLISVIYKKFNIPCPYDGFSNHTAENISIDGECEAKYFTINQQTAYTVPILAFAFVCHPEVLPIYTELRNPTKRRMQAIANVSILGMFVMYLLTAIFGYLTFYLNTEAELLHTYSKVDPLDTLILCVRLAVLVAVTLTVPVVLFPIRRALLQLLFPDKPFHWVRHISIALCLLCVVNLLVISVPNIRDIFGIIGATSAPSLIFILPGLFYIRIVSTEQEPMNSRPKIQAACFTALGFIFMSMSLTFITLDWVYGENRSGGGH; this is translated from the exons ATGATATCATCcttgatacattttattattacttgTAAAAACCCTGATAGACTGAGTCTGGGTCGTTTACATATCAG AGAGTCACCTGAACGAGAGGAGTTTTTACCGCACAAGAGTGATGGTGGAAAACCCCCTCAGTTTACAGAT TTTGAAGGAAAGACGTCATTTGGAATGTCTGTCTTCAACCTTAGCAATGCTATCATGGGCAGTGGGATTCTGGGACTGTCCTACGCCATGTCCAACACTGGTATCATCCTCTTTCT TGTCTTGTTGACCTGCATTGCTGTCTTATCATCATACTCTGTCCATCTTCTGCTCAGGAGCGCAGGGGTTGTGG GTATTCGCGCTTATGAACAACTGGGTAAACGAGCGTTTGGACACCCGGGAAAAATACTGGCAGCTCTTGTCATAACATTACACAACATTGGTG CTATGTCTAGCTACCTCTTCATTGTGAAGTCTGAATTACCTTTGGTTATTCAGGCTTTCCTTGGCCTTCAGCACAGCAGTGG tgCGTGGTTCCTGAATGGCAACTATCTGATCATCATTGTGTCCATTTGCATCATCTTGCCACTTGCCCTGATGAGACAGCTTG GGTACCTGGGCTACACAAGTGGCTTCTCACTGACATGTATGGTTTTCTTCCTGATCTCA GTCATCTATAAAAAGTTCAATATCCCTTGTCCTTACGATGGTTTCTCCAACCACACTGCTGAAAACATATCCATTGACGGTGAATGCGAAGCTAAATACTTCACCATCAACCAGCAG ACAGCCTACACGGTTCCCATCTTGGCCTTCGCTTTCGTATGCCACCCTGAGGTGCTGCCAATCTACACTGAGTTGCGCAA TCCCACAAAGAGACGCATGCAGGCCATTGCCAACGTGTCCATCCTGGGGATGTTTGTCATGTATCTGCTCACTGCCATCTTTGGCTACCTCACCTTTTATT TAAACACAGAGGCGGAACTTCTTCACACCTACAGTAAGGTGGATCCTCTGGACACGCTCATCCTGTGTGTGCGACTGGCCGTGCTGGTGGCCGTGACTCTGACCGTTCCCGTTGTGCTCTTTCCG attcGCAGAGCCCTTCTTCAGCTTTTGTTCCCTGATAAGCCCTTCCATTGGGTGCGTCACATCTCTATTGCATTGTGTCTCCTTTGTGTTGTCAATCTGCTCGTCATTTCTGTGCCCAACATTCGTGACATTTTCGGCATCATCG GTGCAACCTCTGCTCCAAGCTTGATCTTCATCCTCCCGGGTCTTTTTTACATCCGAATTGTTTCCACCGAGCAAGAGCCAATGAACTCAAGACCAAAAATTCAG GCTGCCTGCTTCACTGCTCTAGGCTTCATCTTTATGAGCATGAGCTTGACGTTCATCACACTGGATTGGGTCTACGGAGAGAATCGAAGTGGAGGAGGTCACTGA
- the wasb gene encoding WASP actin nucleation promoting factor b: MSKGKTKGQENMPSSLLSSQENERLLELLGRRCVSMATAVVQLYMALPHSPAQWSLQHTGVVCFVKDNPKRSYYIRLYDIKEGKMVWEQELYNQMIYSCPVRFFHSFAADDCQVGLNFASEAEAEVFGNVTKEKINQRFNRQEKRQHAPSEENPPLQQIPPTNGPVSQPSVMTTVDIQNPDIVASRYRSPPVPTPAPASISLSKKDKKKKKKGPKLTKADIGAPSGFKHVTHIGWDPNSGFDTNNLDPDLKKLFNSAGISDAQLADKETSKLIYDFIEESGGLDAVKEEMRKQGGPHSAPAPPPPRGGLPPVPGPPGRPAPPARCPGPPHRGPPPPGGRSGAPPPMPSSLPPPPPSHSHKPPPPPMGGGAPPPPPPPPPPPPSSAANFPSSPSSSAPPPPPSGAGGRGTLLEEIRRGRALKNVSESPDNNAPAQDESSEGIVGALMMVMQKRSKVIHSSDDEEDDGGDEEEEDEWDD, encoded by the exons ATGAGTAAAGGAAAAACCAAAGGCCAGGAGAACATGCCCAGTTCTCTCCTCAGCAGCCAGGAGAACGAACGCCTGCTGGAGCTGCTGGGAAGGAGATGTGTG AGCATGGCCACAGCGGTCGTTCAGTTGTACATGGCTCTTCCTCACAGTCCGGCCCAATGGAGTCTCCAACATACAGGAGTCGTGTGTTTCGTTAAGGACAATCCTAAACGTTCATATTACATCCGGCTCTATGACATAAAG gaAGGTAAAATGGTCTGGGAGCAGGAGTTGTATAATCAGATGATATATTCCTGTCCAGTGAGGTTCTTCCACAGCTTTGCTGCTGAT GACTGTCAGGTCGGTTTGAACTTTGCCAGTGAGGCAGAAGCTGAAGTGTTTGGAAATGTCACTAAGGAGAAGATTAATCAGAGATTCAACCGCCAGG aaaaaagacAGCATGCTCCATCTGAAG aAAATCCGCCACTACAACAAATCCCTCCAACAAATG GTCCAGTTTCACAGCCAAGTGTAATGACCACAGTGGACATCCAGAACCCAGATATTGTTGCATCGAGGTACCGCTCTCCCCCAGTGCCGACCCCCGCACCAGCTTCAATCTCCCTAagcaaaaaagacaaaaagaaaaagaagaaaggcCCGAAGCTCACTAAGGCAGATATTGGAGCTCCTAGTGGATTCAA ACACGTCACTCATATTGGGTGGGATCCAAACTCTGGGTTTGAT ACCAACAATCTCGACCCTGACCTGAAGAAACTGTTCAACAGTGCTGGTATCAGTGATGCCCAGCTGGCAGATAAAGAAACATCTAAACTAATCTATGACTTCATTGAGGAATCTGGAGGGCTGGATGCAGTAAAAGAAGAAATGAGGAAACAGG GAGGTCCTCATTCTGCCCCTGCACCTCCTCCACCCCGTGGTGGGCTTCCCCCAGTCCCAGGCCCACCCGGACGCCCTGCACCACCTGCGCGCTGTCCTGGACCTCCGCATCGCGGCCCACCGCCACCTGGAGGCCGCTCTGGGGCTCCACCCCCGATGCCATCCTCTCTTCCGCCACCACCACCCAGCCACAGTCACAAACCTCCTCCTCCACCTATGGGTGGAGGTGCACCGCCTCCACCCCCACCTCCTCCTCCACCCCCACCTTCTTCAGCTGCTAACTTCCCCAGTAGCCCTTCCAGCTCAGCTCCACCTCCTCCTCCATCTGGTGCTGGAGGACGTGGAACTTTATTGGAGGAAATTCGTCGTGGACGTGCGCTAAAGAAT GTGTCTGAATCCCCGGACAATAATGCTCCAGCTCAAGATGAGTCTTCAGAGGGAATTGTGGGTGCTCTGATGATGGTGATGCAGAAAAGGAGTAAAGTTATACATTCCTCAG ATGATGAAGAAGATGATGGGGGtgatgaagaggaagaggatgaaTGGGACGACTAG